One stretch of Daphnia pulicaria isolate SC F1-1A chromosome 8, SC_F0-13Bv2, whole genome shotgun sequence DNA includes these proteins:
- the LOC124311948 gene encoding ribonuclease H1-like translates to MNFSGFIFDSHGNVVTYIDGACPFNGYPHAKGGIGVWFGDDHPLNVSEPLDREGFPPTNQVAEIKAAIRACQILKDFGVRRVSFYTDSQYLIDSMTNWINKWMKNGWLKSDGTPLKHKHYYQELLNLIDNFKVYWVHVPSAENKADRLAKKGAEKY, encoded by the exons ATGAATTTTTCAG GATTTATATTTGATTCTCACGGCAATGTTGTTACATACATTGATGGAGCTTGTCCGTTTAATGGCTATCCGCATGCTAAGGGAGGGATAGGTGTATGGTTCGGCGACGATCATCCCTT AAACGTGAGCGAGCCATTGGATCGCGAAGGATTTCCTCCCACCAACCAGGTGGCGGAAATTAAAGCAGCAATCAGAGCTTgtcaaatcttaaaagattttG GCGTTAGACGGGTGTCATTTTACACAGATTCGCAGTATCTAATTGATTCGATGACCAACTGGATCaacaaatggatgaaaaacggCTGGTTAAAATCTGACGGAACACCGCTAAAGCATAAGCATTATTACCAGGAGCTGCTTAATTTAATAGAtaattttaaagtttactgg GTACACGTTCCATCGGCGGAGAACAAAGCCGACCGTTTGGCAAAGAAAGGCGCcgaaaaatattga